The Lasioglossum baleicum chromosome 10, iyLasBale1, whole genome shotgun sequence genome contains the following window.
AAAGACGGATTGAGCACGAACTTTCGAGAGGCGATAGTGAGACACGGTTAACGCTCAGATTTTTCTGTAACTCGAATACGAATGAACGACGACGGCTACTACgatatttcgatattttaattccgaACTCGAGCATTATTGCATTCATAGAATTAGATCATCTTACCACAGTCATCCTATTGTCTAGGATTGGAGTATATTTACTTGTATTGTTGGCCGTTTGCTTTGGGAGGATATCGTTCAAGTTGCAGACAATTAAATTGTTACAGACGTTTTACATGGTTTGTTTTCTACACGATAGTTCACGTCGCGTAAGTATTATTACGTTTTGTTTATGATACGTTAACATACGAACAATGACGCCATTCTGTTTTTGGTAGCAAGTCACTTTGTGCATAAGAATTTATCAAAACCGCTAAAGTAAGGTTCCTAGGTCCCACCTTCGAGTGTCgattacattataatttatacaaagtACAGTTGGATTACATATAAAAATACTGACTTTTACATACACTTCAGTGTACTTTTCAATTTCGAAATAACGTCCATTTCAATGCTATTAGTATAAAACTTCTTATGAAAATCGTTTTGTGCTCTCACTACTTTTATTGAAGTAAGTTTGTTGTACGAGTGGAAACGAGAGAAAACATTAAACTTAGGCTAACGCATGACATTTCATTTTCGAACAAGCTAACATTACGATAAAGTTCAATTTCGACTATGTACGGAAAATACGCAACATTCTCTTTACTCGTACTcagtatttttattaatttattttaattctacTAGAAATGTCCATGACTTCGTAAGTCTCAGATCACGTTCCGTGTATGTTTACTTTCACATGAATTGGTTCGTCGACCAAACATCACCTAACTCGAGAAGAATAAGTCAAACTCAACACGAAAGAGAAAAAGATCGCGAGTCTTGTTTCTTCGTGAATCGAATTACCCTCCAGGATAACCGAATTAAAGCAATACAACTACTGTGTCTAGAACGTAACAATAATTCAAGAAACAAGACGTCGCTTATTTCTCAGTCAAGACACTTTTGCGAAAAATGCTTGTGATATATTTAAAACGtttgtataaaaatgttttctattatcgattataataataaatacttatttataACAACACGACAGTTGACCGTTTCTCTCCTACATCCTAGTATCCGTTCGACGGCGAACGGTAGTGAACTTTCAGAGTGGATCTCGATTCACGACGATCCGGAGCTGAGATTCTCTTCGAGCTGTAGATGATCGGTCCTCGCTGGAAGTAATTCGAGCTTCCTTCTCTCCATTGTGCAAACACGTGGACCAGATCACGCGAGGGAAACGAAGCCGACACCGACTGTTTGTGCGTCTCTTTCAACGGGTCAGCGGGTGACCTCACATGTTCACTTCCCACAACTTAAAGTAATTGTCGATCACCTCGAGGAACCATTCGCGCCGCTGTGTGTCGTTGAAGATCGGCGCGAGTGTTCGCAGCTGCAGCTGCAACAGTGCCTCATTGCCCAGGAGCTCGTCGAGCTGCTTCAGCAGCATCGCGTCCCCGTGCAGTTTCAGTAAGCTGGCGTGCGAGAATATATAATATTGATTACGGAGCCTTTCCACCGCCCATGCTTCAACGGTGCGGTTTCCGCTCGCCGCTTGGATCGTGCCGATGTGCTCGGCGTACCACGGCGAGAAGTAATTGCTTAACTCGAGATTCGACAGGTTCGCTACTCCACGGGTCTTCAAACGTTCCTTTATGCGCAGATACGCTTGAGGCGTGTACACGAATacctaaaacaaaaattgtacttGTTAGTTGGCTGCAATTACTATCGCGCTTAGTACCGTCACTGTATAATtgatcaacactaaacctaccgccaccggttccagatttttgatttcacaattattgaaattataaagatgcttttgtGGCAAACGATCACGAacttcaaataaatttaatcttgttattttgatAAAGCAAATTCAAATCGAGTACGAGTTTTTACAATCGCCGGATAGTTACAAATATGTATTGTTGCGAACATTCTTGAAGCGAGGATATGCTGAagcaataaatatcaagtaccTATCAATCTCTTCTCTTTCATAAGACGTTTAAGGATGTAGAATCATTACGCGCAAGATTGACTACGTAGGCTTTGAAAGAAGATCCGTGTCGAATGGAAGAGAATTATCATAAAATCCAACTTTTCCACACAGTATCCGTACCCGGCTGACAAGGACGTATATAATTAACAAAATATCGGGCTCTCAAGTTACACCGTCGTGAATTTCAATTAGGCAACTTATGTAACCCTCATCGCCTCGAGTACGATGATGCAAAGTATTGCAGACGCTATAAACCGAACAGTATCCGAGCGCAACATCTATCAGAATCTTTTAGCGATGGAAGATAAACATTTCGTATCACACAATTCTCGTTCCCTCTAAATCATGTTGAGCAATCTTGTGCAATCACGTTAAGGTGTTCACTTATAGGAAAAACAGCTCGTGACTATTGTTCGCGTATATAGCATTTACAAAACAAAGGACAGTTTGTTTGCGAGGTCAATTTCGgctacatttttataataacaaaTAATCTCCATTTCTTTAGTTTCTGTACAAGAGTTATGACGATTCAATTTTTGGCAAAATTCTTATCCAGTTACTGAACTAACAAGGAGAGGTCACAGCGGTGGGTCGTCGATTCTAATTAAACTTTCTCTGGTGAATCGAGAGCAAAAAGAAGCAGGACCAAGAATACTGAAATCAGATAAAGCCCGGAAAAGTTAAGATACGATTAAAAAATGAAGTATatccagggcccgctctagggggggaGGGtaacccggacatttgtccggggcgcgaaaatttggggacgccattttggctgtaactgtgagaaaaatattgatgtgttaaatacccaattaatagaaaatttgcttttattaaaatttaaataaaatgattcgatttttattgaagataaaaaatatgtccctttatttaaaaaatatatatatatatatatatatatatatatatatattcttaaggggcggcaatttgtatttttgtacggggcgacgtaaccgctagagcgggcgctgagtATATCAAGATATTTTCTGGATATCATCAAGTTAAAAGTTAATTCTCTTTACAAATAATGAGTATTGTCTGCTCATTTTTGCTCTAAAATTCACcagaaaagtttcattaaaatcaacGACGCCACCACTATGACCTTTCCTAGTTAGTTAAAATATCCGTCGATGGACACTGCACGAATTTTCCTGTAAGTTTTTGCTCTTCCACAGTTGGAAGCTCTTTCATGAACGACTTGATCGCGCCAAATTATGATTATTTAACAATCCTCACCTGGTACAAGGAATTCCCGGTGACATAGGAGGCGATATAGTGCGAGCCGAAGTTCTTGATGAATCGAACGACGCTCGCGGTATCGCCGACCGTGACGTTCTTCGTTTCCCTGAAAACGGCCTCGTCGAGGATCATCGATTCCGCGGTGCCAGCCAGCTTCTGGTTCTCCCGGAACCTGGCGACGCGCACCAGCACGTAACAATATTCGCCGGAGATGAAGGAGGCGTTGATGCCCAGGTGCCGGGCGATGGCAGTTTTCGACCAGCTGCCGGTGAACGCCCGCCACGGTCTCTCCAGATTCTCGAACGTGAAGTCTCGGAAGTAGGCCTGCAGAAGCTGCCGGATGTTGTCGCAGAACTCCATGTGGAAGTCGCCGTCGAAGAACGCCGTCTGTTGGCGTTGTCTGTTCGGCGGCGTCGCCGGGACCGGGTTCGTGAAAACGTCCAGGGTCGGCTCCCGGAATATCCAGGTGTCGGTGTCGTTTCTGGGCAACACTCTCATGCTAATGCTGAGGTAGCCGTATCGGCTGAAGATGTTTACGGCGCCGCCGAGACGCGGCCCCTGCGACCCGTCGCTGACCCGCGTTCCCACCAGCAACGCGAGCATCCACGCCAGGACCAGGAATCGCGCTCGTGACCACATCTCTCGCGGCTGCCTGTGGCGGTACCACCTGGAACGAGAAAAAGCTTGCTTTCAAACTGGTATAGGATGTCTTCGAGCAATCTCTTCACCGTGATCCAGACCCGTTGATCACCGACGGTCTCGCGAATCTCGGCGGCAACGCACcgtacagggtgtaacaaaaaGCTAATGATTCTACAGGGTCATCTACATGGTAAATCTAACATAATCATTGTCTAAAGAAAAGCTTCTGCTGTGGAACATTATCCTAGGATCTCTCTTGCAGCCATTTCTGAAGAGCGCACGGATAAATAATTGTGTACTTCAACCTGGACACCCAGTGtatgaagcataacgctaatTAATACTGTAAGGAACCAGTACTGAAGATAAAATGCACAACACTCTTCTCAGGATCCTGATCATCCATTACACACGTTCACCGTTCCGATAACGACACTCGCGCTCCGCCGATCAGATATAAAACGATTACTGAACTACCGCGCACCTATCCTGACGAGATGTACCTTCCGCGATACCGGATGAACGAAGATACGTTGTGCTTTCAGACTGCAGCGGGAGATGCGTTCTCCGCTCCCGGTTCACGGTGTCTGTCGACGTATGGGCGAGTGCACGCGTGCATACGCGATGCAACCGGCTGCATGCCGGTAGATAGCCCCGAGTAATCTCGTTTTGTAGGTCTAGGTGTACGTTCTCGAGGCATTCGCACGAGGCAGCGTGCGCGACCTTCATCCCCACCTGATCGCCGGACGAACACCTTGGTCTATCAGCGTTTCCCGTGATAACCCTTCGGAGAAAGGATTAATACAGAATAAGATGGAGTCTGGGCCGAAATTCCGAGCGACCGGCAATAGCTACGAGAGCTGCTCGACCCTCCTTCAAGGTAGTTGTCCGGCACGTTCGATCGCGTGCAGGCAACTCTGTACATCTTGATAAACGTCCGGGTGACGCGATTGATTGCTATGCACGCCGACTGCGATTTATGTGCCAGCCAGTGTTAACGGTATTGCTCCAAGTGGACTGTGTCCATCCGGTCGCGGTGTTCATTGAGACGCGTGTCCAAAAGCGCAAACGACTTCGCCTATTTCCGTGTCGCCTTCCGCGCAAGTCATGCGATGCAAATCGGAACCTTTTTTCTCCCCTGAATCCATTAATATCCCATTAGAATAGCCGAAGGTGAGCTATTTCAATCCTCCGCGATCCACTGTTCCAAGATCAAGGCCCTGGAGCGGATACCGCCGTTGAACGACGCCATTCATGCGTGTGCCGCACAGACGTACGAAGGTTGCCCCAGGGCCCTTGGACTTCTTCCAACCTGGCAATCGTCCTGGTAACGCAATTGTTTTGCCTCGTTGCGCCGCGCGCTCCAGGCACGCCGCTCATTACTTGTTGAACATGGCTCCACTGTCTCGGGGACCGCTGACAATTACGCGGTTGCCTCGGTCCGCGGTTTCGTTGGCTGTTGGTAATCATTGGGTGGAGCCCCTCTCGCGCTGGAGTCCGTGATCCGAATATCGGCAGGTAACTTTTTGCCCCTTTCCCgggtctcgcgagactcttacCGATTTAACGACCGATGCCAACTCCCGACTCCGGGATACAAAAGAATAGGAACGAGAGTCTGACAACAGGAAGGAAACTGAATAGGGAACCGCTCCGTAGACTCGGTGGATATGGTAAAACGCGATTGTTCTTACGGAACCGTATCCTCGGGGGAATAATGAAACGGAAGTGAACGAAACGGATCTGGACCGTCACAAAATGAAACACGCCTTGTCAGTCTTGAGTCGAGAAACGAATTGTAGTGGAGTCACCTGTTCAATGAACACTTAAGCTGTCTGTTGAAATTATTGGGCTGGCAAGAAGGTAACCTCGGTGTTTTAAAGTGGAATGAAAGCCAAGTTTCTTGATCTTTAACCATCCTTCTGGTAGGttcataattccgcgctcataaaagAGTCAAAGAGTTTTGTAAACTTCAAAATAAATGGTAATCTGATCGTGTCCGAGCTATATGATGACTCCATGAAGGATTAGGGACACCCCATTGAATGATATAATTACATAAAGAACGACTGCTAAATAAATTAACACATTATTACCGGTGATTATTacataattttgaagaatctatggtacatggctaaacactttttaatggaacattcaatagcaacagtaattttcattatgaactaacaagtcacccttaataacatcatctaatagtttcatttaagattgcaatataaaatatgctttcttttggtacagcacaactatcgaaaatcctattaataggcttccggtaggtaaagtgttaatacagTGTCGAATGGCTCCTAAATACATTACGgaatacgcaaaataaaaattgtctgcatcaatcaCAGAAAACTACTACACGCGAGCTGTCCAATGAACGAACCAATGTCGCCAGATGAACATACGGTAAACGAATTCGTTGCACCTACACCTCTAGATCCGTTACGGCAACGAACGTCGTGGAATGTCACCTAGAAAATTAGACCTTTCACCGCGACAcatctaccaatttgtataagacACTTGACTCTTGCGAAGCGAGGCTTCCTCGAACGTTAATTTTCTCTGGATATTGCATGTACACGGTTCGATTGACAGTTTCATTTACAAACTCCGGTATTTCCTTGGATGTAAAGTGGCTGTTAGCTTGGAATATCTTCGATACGCAACTTATAGCCAAGTGCAAAGTTTACTCTGTGGCCTTTAGTTTTGTTTAGAAGATTGCGGTTTACTGGTAATCGAGGTCAGATGGTTCAAAGCTTGCTTAACCAGACTTGAGCATTATCCGAATAGAGAAATGAGAAAAATAATAGTTAAGATAAGCTATCTTATTTGGCTAGATGTTATATGAAATAATCACGTGCCATTTTAGTTCAACAGGCAAATCATTTTTCTGTAGATTACTTCGTTAGTTAGAACAATTTCTCATTTTACTTTTTATTTGATCAAATACTTCTTtaaagaaaatcgaagatacgCACATGTTATACCATCGTCATTATACCTAACATGTTATAACATCGTATGATTCGACTACACTTCCATGTGTAGCTTTGTTAGAGTATGTAGATCATGCCTATCAGTACCATTATCAGTATTAATGAATAATTATTGGTGCGAAAACTTTCGAAGGTGGGAGAAAGttatgtcgtattttaaataagcaattgacaggttatctgaaagatggcacCGAGTTGTCACAAATAATGGAAGTTACATCATTGAACAATATTAAAcagatatttttataaattgattaaaatgttttctttaaaatacgacagaactttccctccaaacCGATAAATCTGTCTGCGAAATTCGCTATCTTCATACGCAACTGAACTTACAACTGCTGACTTTAATTGCAATCGACGCGTGTCGCGACGGTATAAACGCAGCGCCTTCCAACACTGAAGGAACGAAGTATAATCggagtgaaagtgaaattaaaGTCTTCCGTCGTGCACCACTTTGGTCCCCGGTTGTCCA
Protein-coding sequences here:
- the Tsl gene encoding membrane-attack complex domain containing protein torso-like isoform X3; this encodes MWYRHRQPREMWSRARFLVLAWMLALLVGTRVSDGSQGPRLGGAVNIFSRYGYLSISMRVLPRNDTDTWIFREPTLDVFTNPVPATPPNRQRQQTAFFDGDFHMEFCDNIRQLLQAYFRDFTFENLERPWRAFTGSWSKTAIARHLGINASFISGEYCYVLVRVARFRENQKLAGTAESMILDEAVFRETKNVTVGDTASVVRFIKNFGSHYIASYVTGNSLYQVFVYTPQAYLRIKERLKTRGVANLSNLELSNYFSPWYAEHIGTIQAASGNRTVEAWAVERLRNQYYIFSHASLLKLHGDAMLLKQLDELLGNEALLQLQLRTLAPIFNDTQRREWFLEVIDNYFKLWEVNM
- the Tsl gene encoding membrane-attack complex domain containing protein torso-like isoform X2, which produces MRRGMLINGSEINLCDPVGWYRHRQPREMWSRARFLVLAWMLALLVGTRVSDGSQGPRLGGAVNIFSRYGYLSISMRVLPRNDTDTWIFREPTLDVFTNPVPATPPNRQRQQTAFFDGDFHMEFCDNIRQLLQAYFRDFTFENLERPWRAFTGSWSKTAIARHLGINASFISGEYCYVLVRVARFRENQKLAGTAESMILDEAVFRETKNVTVGDTASVVRFIKNFGSHYIASYVTGNSLYQVFVYTPQAYLRIKERLKTRGVANLSNLELSNYFSPWYAEHIGTIQAASGNRTVEAWAVERLRNQYYIFSHASLLKLHGDAMLLKQLDELLGNEALLQLQLRTLAPIFNDTQRREWFLEVIDNYFKLWEVNM
- the Tsl gene encoding membrane-attack complex domain containing protein torso-like isoform X4; the protein is MWSRARFLVLAWMLALLVGTRVSDGSQGPRLGGAVNIFSRYGYLSISMRVLPRNDTDTWIFREPTLDVFTNPVPATPPNRQRQQTAFFDGDFHMEFCDNIRQLLQAYFRDFTFENLERPWRAFTGSWSKTAIARHLGINASFISGEYCYVLVRVARFRENQKLAGTAESMILDEAVFRETKNVTVGDTASVVRFIKNFGSHYIASYVTGNSLYQVFVYTPQAYLRIKERLKTRGVANLSNLELSNYFSPWYAEHIGTIQAASGNRTVEAWAVERLRNQYYIFSHASLLKLHGDAMLLKQLDELLGNEALLQLQLRTLAPIFNDTQRREWFLEVIDNYFKLWEVNM
- the Tsl gene encoding membrane-attack complex domain containing protein torso-like isoform X1 gives rise to the protein MEIFHDAAVRRVIIGRTRKPIVRAVFHCRGYLLRISSNILQPRRIVTSTRWYRHRQPREMWSRARFLVLAWMLALLVGTRVSDGSQGPRLGGAVNIFSRYGYLSISMRVLPRNDTDTWIFREPTLDVFTNPVPATPPNRQRQQTAFFDGDFHMEFCDNIRQLLQAYFRDFTFENLERPWRAFTGSWSKTAIARHLGINASFISGEYCYVLVRVARFRENQKLAGTAESMILDEAVFRETKNVTVGDTASVVRFIKNFGSHYIASYVTGNSLYQVFVYTPQAYLRIKERLKTRGVANLSNLELSNYFSPWYAEHIGTIQAASGNRTVEAWAVERLRNQYYIFSHASLLKLHGDAMLLKQLDELLGNEALLQLQLRTLAPIFNDTQRREWFLEVIDNYFKLWEVNM